A window of Bradyrhizobium sp. AZCC 1610 contains these coding sequences:
- a CDS encoding DUF4170 domain-containing protein has product MTKSNFWVIGGEFGSMNFHKLVEGSAQVQGPFKTRKEAEDAWRAVSEENRHKAGVRFSIVEEPSRVSA; this is encoded by the coding sequence ATGACGAAGAGCAATTTCTGGGTGATTGGCGGCGAGTTCGGATCGATGAACTTCCACAAGCTCGTGGAAGGCTCGGCTCAGGTACAGGGACCCTTCAAGACCCGCAAAGAGGCGGAGGATGCCTGGCGCGCGGTCTCGGAAGAGAACCGCCACAAGGCCGGGGTACGCTTTTCGATCGTCGAAGAGCCCTCCCGCGTCTCGGCCTGA
- a CDS encoding GNAT family N-acetyltransferase — protein sequence MSELDVTILTETPKDAQAIERLHERTFGPGRFVLSAYRLREHVDHLLDLSFTARIGTLLVGSVRQLPICIGDTPALMLGPLTVEPPFRKRGVGRMLLDRSLQDARAKGHRLVILVGDEPYYSRVGFKVIPKGRVIMPGPVDYTRLLVAELVEGAFDGVSGDIRPDWSKAR from the coding sequence ATGAGCGAACTTGACGTCACCATCCTGACCGAAACACCAAAGGACGCGCAGGCGATCGAACGCCTGCACGAGCGCACATTCGGTCCCGGCCGTTTCGTGCTGAGCGCCTACCGCCTGCGCGAGCATGTCGATCACCTGCTCGACCTCTCGTTCACGGCGCGGATCGGCACACTGCTGGTCGGTTCTGTGCGGCAATTGCCGATCTGCATCGGCGATACGCCGGCCCTGATGCTCGGGCCGTTGACGGTCGAGCCGCCGTTCCGAAAGCGCGGCGTCGGCCGCATGCTGCTCGATCGCTCGCTGCAGGACGCCAGGGCCAAGGGCCATCGCCTGGTCATTCTGGTCGGCGACGAACCCTATTACAGCCGCGTCGGCTTCAAGGTCATACCGAAGGGGCGCGTGATCATGCCGGGTCCCGTCGATTACACCCGCCTCTTGGTGGCGGAGCTGGTCGAGGGGGCCTTCGACGGTGTCTCCGGCGATATCCGGCCGGACTGGAGCAAGGCGCGGTAG
- a CDS encoding DinB family protein, producing the protein MSDLLPYRAMAYNNAWANHRLLTACRRLSPDEFTAKRTGFFPSLRATLNHILIIDHFYVDAMEGGTLGPAAFADQEPCATVAALKEAQAAVDRRLLKVVEALDAAGLQRIVSVHRGTSIQRERMDRLLLHLFQHQVHHRGQAHAMLSGTSVSPPQLDEFFSAGEAPLRAAEFAELGWTEQKIWGGSDAET; encoded by the coding sequence ATGAGCGATCTGCTTCCCTATCGTGCCATGGCGTACAATAACGCCTGGGCAAACCACCGGCTGCTCACCGCCTGTAGGCGGCTGTCGCCGGACGAATTCACCGCGAAACGAACCGGCTTCTTTCCAAGCCTGCGCGCCACGCTCAACCACATCCTGATCATCGACCACTTCTACGTCGACGCGATGGAAGGCGGCACGCTCGGCCCGGCCGCCTTCGCGGATCAGGAGCCTTGCGCAACGGTCGCCGCGCTGAAGGAAGCACAAGCCGCAGTCGACCGGCGTTTGCTCAAGGTCGTCGAAGCGCTCGACGCCGCCGGCTTGCAGCGCATCGTCTCCGTGCATCGCGGCACCTCCATCCAGCGCGAGCGGATGGACCGATTGCTGCTGCATTTGTTCCAGCACCAGGTGCATCATCGCGGCCAGGCGCACGCGATGCTCAGCGGCACATCGGTGAGCCCGCCCCAGCTCGACGAGTTTTTCTCGGCAGGTGAAGCGCCCTTACGGGCCGCGGAGTTCGCAGAACTGGGTTGGACCGAGCAGAAGATCTGGGGCGGGTCGGACGCTGAGACGTGA
- a CDS encoding BrnT family toxin: MKIVWDEPKRLANIAKHDGLDFADLDETFFERSVIVPGRGNRLIAVGSLANGVVVVVFVALGSEGVSIVSMRPASRKERKLLDG; this comes from the coding sequence GTGAAGATCGTTTGGGACGAACCGAAGCGCCTTGCCAACATCGCCAAGCACGATGGCCTCGACTTCGCCGATCTGGATGAAACGTTTTTCGAACGATCCGTAATCGTGCCGGGCAGAGGCAACCGGCTGATCGCCGTGGGAAGTCTCGCGAACGGCGTTGTTGTCGTGGTGTTCGTCGCTCTCGGCTCGGAAGGCGTGAGTATCGTCAGCATGCGCCCCGCGAGCCGTAAGGAAAGGAAACTCCTCGATGGCTAA
- a CDS encoding glycine-rich domain-containing protein → MAAASTIPLVALLVGALFGTSWLYGKWRTLRRAEFIRTFRWPRGLLERLEKHHPGFQRKDSALVSRGLRQFFLAYLMSGKRHVSMPSQVADDLWHEFILYTREYDAFCRRAFGGFLHHTPAVVLSEHRKSNEGLRRVWWYCCKYENIDPVRPTRLPLLFALDSKFNITNGFVYHPDCEELRKNGSGAAYCGGDFADTSFDGSSDGFGDTGSGDGGGDGSGGGDGGGGCGGGD, encoded by the coding sequence GTGGCAGCCGCTTCAACCATACCGTTGGTCGCCCTGCTTGTCGGCGCACTGTTCGGAACTTCCTGGTTGTACGGCAAGTGGCGCACGCTGCGCCGCGCCGAATTCATTCGCACCTTCCGCTGGCCGCGCGGGCTGCTCGAGCGGCTGGAGAAGCATCACCCCGGCTTTCAGCGCAAGGACAGCGCGCTGGTCTCGCGGGGCCTCCGACAGTTTTTCCTCGCCTACCTCATGAGCGGCAAGCGCCACGTCTCGATGCCCTCGCAAGTCGCCGACGATCTTTGGCACGAATTCATCCTGTACACGCGCGAGTACGACGCATTCTGCCGCCGCGCCTTCGGCGGCTTCCTCCACCACACGCCCGCCGTCGTCCTCAGCGAGCATCGCAAGAGCAACGAAGGCCTGCGCCGCGTCTGGTGGTATTGCTGCAAATACGAGAACATCGATCCGGTCCGTCCGACGCGCCTGCCGCTGCTGTTTGCGCTCGACAGCAAGTTCAATATCACAAACGGGTTCGTCTATCACCCCGACTGCGAAGAGCTGCGCAAGAACGGCAGCGGCGCTGCGTATTGCGGTGGCGATTTCGCAGATACGTCGTTCGACGGCAGTTCGGACGGGTTTGGCGATACCGGCAGCGGTGATGGCGGCGGAGACGGCAGTGGTGGTGGCGACGGGGGCGGTGGCTGTGGCGGCGGGGACTAG
- a CDS encoding VOC family protein, with protein MTDQNPPSTSPFQSIRAVDYTVIFVRDMAAMRRFYEGILRFPLTRELSAGWIEYQIGRNTLALARPGRTAKDAPTPTGSASLQLAFKVAADDVDRCADELVRHGVDLLEPPTNQPFGHRTLFFRDPDGNLLEVYAEI; from the coding sequence GTGACTGATCAAAACCCTCCGTCCACTTCCCCCTTCCAGTCCATCCGCGCCGTCGACTACACCGTCATCTTCGTGCGCGACATGGCGGCGATGCGCCGCTTCTATGAGGGCATCCTCCGCTTTCCGCTGACGCGCGAGCTGTCGGCGGGATGGATCGAATATCAGATTGGGCGCAACACGCTCGCCTTGGCGCGGCCGGGCCGGACGGCGAAGGATGCACCGACGCCCACCGGCAGCGCTTCGCTGCAGCTTGCCTTCAAGGTTGCAGCCGATGACGTCGATCGCTGCGCCGACGAGCTGGTGCGGCACGGCGTCGATCTGCTCGAACCGCCGACGAACCAGCCCTTCGGCCATCGCACGCTGTTCTTCAGGGATCCCGATGGAAACCTGCTGGAGGTGTATGCGGAGATTTGA
- a CDS encoding cation:proton antiporter domain-containing protein yields MTSPINIHVYSDALVLLGTAGIVIPLVRRFGLNPVLGYLGAGAILGPLGLGSFIGSFPFLYWFTVVDARNVSGFADLGIVFLLFLIGLELSYERLKAMRRLVFGLGGSQIVLSAAVIGGIATLAGSKPPVALIVGACLALSSTAIVMELLSRQGRLNTSAGRASFATLLAQDLAVAPLLLFISIFGTGEAGSVVATLILALTNAAIALGVIVVVGRVVMRPLFRLVASARMSELFVATTLFVIVATGVAAAVVGFSMALGAFVAGLLLAETEFRKAIETAIDPFKGLLLGLFFFTVGMNIDFRELARDPVWLVGGAVGLVAVKSVILIVLARLFRLSWPASLEVGLLLGPGGEFAFVGIGMATTLGLIDANVSSFTVALTSLTMMLTPALSHLARRLAPMVSEDKPLDPELAAAPSGGSGHAIVVGHGRVGQVVCAMLDRHQFQYLAVDNDAAAVPEQRRQGRTVYYGDATNPEFLKSCGLMEAAAVIVTIGEPEGIDAIVAQVRALREDMPIVSRARDAEHARHLYQIGVTDAVPETIEASLLLSEAALIGLGVAMGLVVASIHEKREEFRHELQQAAGATRPAGETTGVRRKPSH; encoded by the coding sequence ATGACTTCACCGATCAACATCCACGTCTATAGCGACGCTCTCGTCTTGCTCGGCACTGCGGGCATCGTCATTCCGCTGGTGCGCCGGTTCGGCCTCAATCCCGTCCTTGGTTATCTCGGAGCCGGTGCGATCCTGGGCCCGCTCGGACTGGGATCGTTCATCGGAAGCTTCCCGTTTCTCTATTGGTTCACCGTGGTCGATGCCAGGAACGTCTCCGGCTTTGCAGACCTTGGCATTGTGTTCCTGCTGTTCCTGATCGGCCTGGAGCTATCCTACGAGCGATTGAAGGCCATGCGCCGCCTGGTTTTCGGGCTCGGCGGCTCGCAAATCGTGCTTTCGGCCGCGGTGATCGGCGGCATCGCAACCCTTGCAGGCAGCAAGCCTCCGGTAGCGCTCATCGTCGGTGCATGCCTCGCTTTGTCCTCAACCGCCATCGTCATGGAGCTGCTTTCAAGGCAGGGACGGCTCAACACAAGCGCGGGTCGAGCCAGCTTCGCGACCCTGCTGGCGCAGGATCTGGCGGTAGCTCCTCTTCTGCTTTTTATCTCCATTTTTGGCACGGGCGAGGCCGGTTCGGTTGTCGCGACGCTCATCCTGGCGCTCACGAATGCCGCCATCGCCCTCGGCGTCATCGTGGTTGTTGGCCGTGTGGTGATGAGGCCGCTGTTCCGTCTCGTCGCGTCAGCCCGCATGAGCGAATTATTCGTCGCCACGACGCTGTTCGTGATCGTCGCAACGGGGGTGGCCGCCGCCGTGGTCGGCTTCTCGATGGCGCTCGGCGCCTTTGTGGCCGGCTTGCTGCTTGCAGAGACAGAATTCCGCAAGGCGATCGAGACCGCCATCGATCCTTTCAAGGGCCTCTTGCTCGGCCTGTTCTTTTTCACCGTCGGTATGAACATCGATTTCCGCGAGCTTGCCCGCGATCCGGTTTGGCTGGTTGGGGGTGCAGTCGGCCTCGTTGCCGTGAAATCCGTCATCCTCATTGTCCTTGCCCGGCTGTTCCGTCTCTCGTGGCCGGCTTCGCTTGAAGTCGGTCTCCTGCTCGGCCCCGGCGGCGAGTTTGCCTTCGTCGGGATCGGCATGGCGACGACGCTCGGTCTGATCGACGCCAATGTATCAAGCTTCACGGTAGCCCTGACATCGCTCACCATGATGCTCACTCCCGCGCTTTCCCATCTCGCGCGGCGGCTGGCGCCGATGGTTAGCGAAGACAAGCCGCTCGATCCCGAACTTGCCGCTGCGCCGAGCGGAGGGAGTGGCCATGCCATCGTGGTCGGACACGGCCGGGTCGGACAGGTCGTCTGCGCGATGCTCGATCGGCACCAGTTCCAATACCTTGCCGTCGATAACGATGCCGCGGCCGTTCCGGAGCAGCGACGGCAGGGGCGCACCGTCTATTACGGCGACGCGACAAATCCGGAGTTTTTGAAGAGTTGCGGCCTCATGGAGGCTGCGGCAGTCATCGTCACGATCGGCGAACCCGAAGGCATCGACGCAATTGTCGCGCAGGTGCGCGCGCTCAGGGAAGACATGCCGATCGTGTCGCGCGCCCGTGACGCCGAGCACGCGCGGCATCTTTATCAGATCGGCGTCACCGACGCCGTGCCGGAGACCATCGAAGCCAGCTTGTTATTGTCCGAAGCAGCGCTGATCGGCCTCGGCGTGGCGATGGGACTGGTCGTCGCCTCCATCCACGAGAAACGCGAGGAATTCCGGCACGAATTGCAGCAGGCCGCGGGAGCTACCCGGCCTGCCGGAGAGACGACCGGCGTCAGAAGGAAACCGTCTCACTGA
- a CDS encoding BrnA antitoxin family protein → MAKTYKPGKGYSRKDWDAVSDNPKLTDEQMSKAKPFAEALPELAASIRRGRGPNKAPTKKLVSLRLSGQVIEKYKAGGPGWQSRIDQDLRRINKIK, encoded by the coding sequence ATGGCTAAGACCTACAAGCCCGGAAAGGGATACAGCCGGAAGGATTGGGATGCGGTCTCCGACAATCCCAAACTCACCGACGAACAGATGTCGAAGGCGAAGCCCTTCGCTGAAGCGCTGCCGGAGCTTGCAGCATCGATCCGGCGTGGCCGCGGACCAAACAAGGCCCCGACGAAAAAGCTGGTGTCGTTGCGGCTATCCGGCCAGGTGATCGAGAAATACAAGGCCGGCGGCCCCGGATGGCAGTCGCGGATCGATCAGGATTTGCGGCGGATCAACAAGATCAAGTGA
- a CDS encoding helix-turn-helix domain-containing protein: MATDTGKKLFVGPRFRRIRQQLGLSQTQIAEGLGISPSYINLIERNQRPVTAQILLRLAETYDLDLRDLATADEDRFFAELNEIFSDPLFRQIDLPKQELRDLAELCPGVTHSLQRLYAAYTEARRGETLVAAQMADRDEGTRFEANPIERVRDLIEANRNYFPELEQAAENLRDELNASAEELFAALSARLREKHSIVTRIMPVDVMRETLRRFDRHRRQLLISELVDGSGRAFQLALQIGLAECGAAIDAIVNRAGPLDDTPRRLYRITLANYFAAAVMMPYQPFHTAAENLNYDVHVLAQRFNAGFEQVCHRLTTLQRPNARGVPFFLLRVDNAGNVSKRFSSGTFPFSKFGGTCPLWNVHSTFDTPDRLLKQVIELPDGTRYFSIAQMVRRPVAPHPQPQPRFAIGLGCEIRHASKLVYAAGMDLEKAEGTPIGVNCRLCERENCAQRAEPPITRTLILDENTRRVSSFAFSNAREL, translated from the coding sequence ATGGCCACCGACACCGGAAAGAAACTCTTCGTCGGGCCCCGCTTCCGGCGGATCCGCCAGCAGCTCGGGCTGTCGCAGACCCAGATCGCCGAGGGACTGGGGATTTCGCCGAGCTATATCAATCTGATAGAGCGGAACCAGCGCCCGGTGACGGCGCAGATATTGCTGCGGCTGGCCGAAACCTATGACCTCGATCTGCGCGATCTCGCCACCGCCGACGAGGACCGTTTCTTTGCCGAGCTGAACGAGATCTTCTCCGATCCGCTGTTCCGCCAGATCGACCTGCCGAAGCAGGAACTGCGCGACCTCGCCGAATTGTGCCCGGGTGTGACTCATTCCCTGCAGCGCCTCTACGCCGCCTATACCGAGGCCCGCCGCGGTGAAACGCTGGTGGCGGCGCAGATGGCCGACCGCGACGAGGGCACCCGCTTCGAGGCCAACCCGATCGAGCGCGTCCGCGACCTGATCGAGGCCAACCGCAATTATTTCCCGGAACTCGAACAGGCCGCGGAAAACCTGCGCGACGAACTCAACGCCTCCGCCGAGGAATTGTTCGCAGCACTTTCGGCGCGGCTGCGCGAAAAGCACTCGATCGTCACCCGCATCATGCCGGTCGACGTGATGCGCGAGACGCTGCGGCGGTTCGATCGCCATCGCCGGCAGCTTTTGATCTCCGAACTGGTCGACGGTTCGGGCCGCGCCTTCCAGCTCGCGCTGCAGATTGGCCTCGCCGAATGCGGTGCTGCCATCGACGCCATCGTCAACCGCGCCGGCCCGCTCGACGACACGCCGCGGCGGCTTTATCGCATTACGCTGGCGAATTATTTCGCGGCGGCGGTGATGATGCCCTATCAGCCGTTTCACACCGCGGCGGAAAATTTGAACTACGACGTCCATGTGCTGGCGCAGCGTTTCAACGCCGGCTTCGAGCAGGTCTGCCACCGCCTCACCACGCTGCAGCGGCCGAACGCGCGCGGCGTGCCGTTTTTCCTACTGCGCGTCGACAATGCCGGCAACGTCTCCAAAAGATTCTCCTCCGGCACGTTTCCGTTCTCGAAATTCGGCGGCACCTGCCCGCTGTGGAACGTGCATTCGACCTTCGACACGCCCGACCGCCTGCTCAAGCAGGTGATCGAACTTCCCGACGGCACCCGCTATTTCTCGATCGCACAGATGGTGCGCCGGCCGGTGGCGCCGCACCCGCAGCCGCAGCCGCGCTTTGCGATCGGGTTGGGCTGTGAAATCCGCCATGCCTCGAAGCTGGTTTATGCGGCGGGGATGGATCTGGAAAAAGCCGAGGGTACGCCGATCGGCGTCAACTGCCGGCTCTGCGAACGCGAGAACTGTGCCCAGCGCGCCGAGCCGCCGATCACGCGGACGCTGATTTTGGACGAGAATACGCGGCGGGTGTCGTCGTTTGCGTTCTCGAATGCGCGGGAGTTGTGA
- a CDS encoding isocitrate lyase: MNYQPRGISDPAIQGPASYLSEIGAAQALLKTQPTWNGVTAEAVARMRLQNRFKTGLDIARYTAALMRSDMAAYDADPTKYTQSLGCWHGFIAQQKLISVKKHFGKTDRTYLYLSGWMIAALRSEFGPLPDQSMHEKTSVPALIEELYTFLRQADSRELNDIFRALDAARKAGDQAKEKALIEKIDNFQTHVVPVIADIDAGFGNAEATYLLAKKMIEAGACALQIENQVSDEKQCGHQDGKVTVPHEVFLAKIRACRHAFLELGVEDGIIVTRTDSLGAGLTQQIAVSHKPGDLGDQYNSFLDCEEVTAANARNGDVIINRNGKMMRPKRLASNLYQFRAGTGEDRCVLDCIASLQNGADLLWIETEKPHIEQIAKMVDRIREVIPNAKLAYNNSPSFNWTLNFRWQVYDAIKEAGKDVSKYNRAELMKPEYDDTPLAIEADERIRTFQADSAKRAGIFHHLITLPTYHTAALSTDNLAREYFGEQGMLGYVKNVQRQEIRQGIACAKHQNMAGSDIGDDHKEYFAGEAALKAGGAHNTMNQFG, encoded by the coding sequence ATGAACTACCAGCCACGTGGGATCAGTGACCCGGCTATCCAGGGACCGGCTTCCTATCTGAGCGAGATTGGAGCTGCTCAGGCGCTCCTCAAGACCCAGCCGACCTGGAACGGCGTCACCGCCGAAGCCGTGGCGCGCATGCGCCTGCAGAACCGCTTCAAGACCGGCCTGGACATCGCCCGGTACACCGCGGCGCTGATGCGCAGCGATATGGCTGCCTATGACGCCGATCCCACCAAGTACACCCAGTCGCTCGGTTGCTGGCATGGCTTCATCGCGCAGCAGAAGCTGATTTCGGTCAAGAAGCATTTCGGCAAGACTGATCGCACCTATCTGTATCTGTCCGGCTGGATGATCGCCGCGCTTCGCTCCGAGTTCGGACCGCTTCCTGATCAGTCGATGCACGAGAAGACCTCGGTGCCGGCGCTGATCGAAGAGCTCTACACCTTCCTCCGTCAGGCGGACTCCCGTGAACTCAACGATATCTTCCGCGCCCTCGACGCCGCTCGCAAGGCAGGCGACCAGGCGAAGGAAAAGGCATTGATCGAAAAGATCGATAACTTCCAGACGCATGTCGTGCCCGTCATCGCCGACATCGACGCTGGTTTTGGCAATGCGGAGGCGACCTATCTGCTCGCAAAGAAGATGATTGAAGCCGGTGCGTGCGCTCTGCAGATCGAAAATCAGGTCTCCGACGAAAAGCAGTGCGGTCACCAGGACGGCAAGGTGACTGTGCCGCACGAGGTGTTCCTGGCGAAGATCCGGGCCTGCCGCCATGCCTTCCTCGAACTGGGCGTCGAAGACGGCATCATCGTGACCCGCACCGACTCGCTGGGTGCCGGTCTCACGCAGCAAATCGCTGTGAGCCACAAGCCCGGCGACCTCGGCGATCAGTACAACAGCTTCCTGGATTGTGAGGAAGTGACAGCCGCCAACGCCAGGAATGGCGATGTCATCATCAACCGCAACGGCAAGATGATGCGTCCGAAGCGGCTTGCCAGCAACCTCTATCAGTTCCGTGCCGGCACTGGCGAAGATCGCTGCGTGCTCGACTGCATCGCCTCGCTGCAGAACGGTGCCGATCTCTTGTGGATCGAGACCGAGAAGCCGCATATCGAGCAGATCGCCAAGATGGTCGACCGCATTCGCGAGGTCATTCCGAACGCGAAGCTGGCCTACAACAATTCGCCCTCGTTCAACTGGACGCTCAACTTCCGTTGGCAGGTCTACGACGCGATCAAGGAAGCCGGCAAGGATGTCAGCAAGTACAACCGGGCCGAGCTGATGAAGCCGGAATACGACGATACGCCGCTGGCCATTGAAGCCGACGAGCGCATCCGCACCTTCCAGGCCGATTCAGCAAAGCGTGCTGGCATCTTCCACCATCTGATCACGTTGCCGACCTATCATACGGCAGCTCTGTCGACTGATAATCTCGCGAGGGAGTATTTCGGAGAGCAGGGCATGCTGGGCTATGTGAAGAATGTTCAGCGCCAGGAGATCCGTCAGGGTATCGCCTGCGCCAAGCATCAGAACATGGCCGGCTCCGATATCGGCGACGATCACAAGGAATATTTCGCCGGTGAAGCCGCTCTGAAGGCAGGCGGCGCCCACAACACGATGAACCAGTTCGGCTAA
- a CDS encoding NUDIX domain-containing protein, translated as MTALQHLRKRFEPQLRRAFHLYWRMARGMTLGVRGVVLDGDDKVFLVRHSYVAGWHLPGGGVEVGETFLEALRRELVEEGRIELTGEPVLHGLFFNGHVSRRDHVAVYVVRQFRQDGLPKPNHEIVECGFYAAGALPAETTRGTRLRIAEVLDGAAPIGTWR; from the coding sequence GTGACGGCGCTGCAGCACTTGCGAAAACGTTTCGAACCGCAGTTGCGGCGGGCCTTCCACCTCTATTGGCGGATGGCCCGCGGCATGACGCTTGGGGTCCGCGGCGTCGTGCTCGACGGTGACGACAAGGTGTTTCTGGTCAGGCACAGCTACGTCGCCGGCTGGCACCTGCCGGGCGGCGGGGTCGAGGTCGGCGAGACGTTTCTCGAGGCGCTGCGGCGGGAGCTGGTGGAAGAGGGGCGGATCGAACTGACCGGGGAGCCGGTCCTGCACGGCCTGTTCTTCAACGGCCACGTCTCCCGGCGCGACCATGTCGCGGTCTATGTCGTCAGGCAGTTCCGGCAGGACGGCCTGCCGAAGCCCAACCACGAGATCGTGGAGTGCGGGTTTTATGCGGCGGGGGCGCTGCCGGCAGAGACGACCAGGGGGACGCGGCTCCGGATCGCGGAAGTGCTCGACGGCGCAGCGCCGATCGGGACCTGGCGCTAG
- a CDS encoding IS110 family transposase, with the protein MSQSFDASRSLTAFEQDSTLVAVIEMSQSKWLVAAVIPGVERQPLKKLGANADALLKLLQRWQDEARKAGRTVRRIVCAYEAGRDGFWLARWLQARAIEAYVIHAASIAVSREHRRAKTDRIDTELLMRSFLGWLRGEKRHCSMVAIPTMAEEDARRPSRERESLVGEQTRIVNRIKAVLALFGIGGFNPRLRKAAQKLETLHTAEGTPLPENAHAELRRDLERLRLVHDQIHIIESERLRRLALAPAATTRPHAMVRLIARVFGVGIETADMLVNEALARKLRDRRAVARYAGLTGAPDESGKRRREKGLARAGNGRVRRGMIQLAWRFLIFQKDSRLVRWFRERTADGRSATRKTMIVALARKLLIALWRLATTGEITEGLRLRPAGT; encoded by the coding sequence ATGTCGCAATCGTTTGACGCCAGCAGGTCCCTCACCGCCTTCGAACAGGATAGCACGTTGGTCGCAGTGATCGAGATGAGCCAGTCGAAGTGGCTTGTTGCGGCTGTGATCCCGGGGGTCGAGCGCCAGCCCCTGAAGAAGCTTGGTGCAAATGCGGACGCTCTGCTGAAGCTGTTGCAGCGCTGGCAGGATGAAGCGCGCAAGGCCGGGCGGACGGTCAGGCGGATCGTCTGCGCCTATGAGGCCGGGCGAGACGGATTCTGGCTGGCGCGCTGGCTGCAGGCGCGCGCCATCGAGGCCTACGTCATCCATGCCGCAAGCATCGCAGTGTCCCGCGAGCACCGCCGGGCCAAGACCGATCGGATCGATACGGAACTGCTGATGCGCTCGTTTCTCGGCTGGCTGCGTGGCGAGAAGCGCCATTGCAGCATGGTCGCGATCCCGACCATGGCGGAAGAAGATGCGCGGCGGCCGAGTCGTGAGCGGGAGAGCCTCGTGGGCGAGCAGACACGGATCGTCAACCGGATCAAGGCTGTCCTCGCCCTGTTCGGCATCGGCGGGTTCAATCCGAGGCTGCGCAAGGCGGCGCAGAAGCTGGAGACACTGCACACCGCGGAAGGAACACCGTTACCGGAAAATGCCCACGCCGAATTGCGCCGCGATCTGGAGCGGCTGCGCCTGGTGCACGACCAGATCCACATCATCGAAAGTGAACGGTTGCGCCGGCTCGCGCTCGCGCCGGCCGCAACGACAAGGCCTCACGCGATGGTTCGTCTGATCGCAAGGGTTTTTGGCGTCGGCATTGAGACCGCCGACATGCTGGTAAATGAGGCGCTGGCGCGCAAGCTGCGCGATCGCAGAGCCGTGGCGCGCTATGCCGGACTAACCGGCGCGCCGGACGAAAGCGGCAAGCGCCGGCGCGAGAAGGGACTGGCCCGCGCCGGCAATGGTCGGGTCCGCCGCGGCATGATCCAACTGGCCTGGCGCTTTCTGATCTTCCAGAAGGATAGCCGGCTCGTCCGCTGGTTCCGCGAGCGCACCGCAGATGGCCGCAGCGCCACGCGCAAAACCATGATCGTGGCGCTGGCGCGCAAGCTGCTCATCGCGCTGTGGCGGCTGGCAACCACCGGCGAGATAACTGAGGGGCTCAGGCTGCGCCCGGCCGGCACTTGA